The genomic interval AAcacatgagctggaactttaaccactcattcctaatattagaatacgaaggaagcttatgcagggACTGTGTTGTTCCACAACCAGGCACAGCGCAATTTTGCtatcttcagcatgtttattgctcggtAGTGCGATACGTTTAGCTCCAGGAGTCGGTGGGCATGCTTGAGGCGGCTTTTTACCAAACGATGTCATCAAGGGTTGGAACATTCTGAGATctctcgttttctgggcctggtgtctataaatgcttttctttcactaacaaggaagttttcagctccgaaacttacaggatattcttacaTCACGATTAACTTTTATAAATCAAAGGCTAAATGAAAAGtatatttctcaattcatcacccatttaaatattttataaatattatgttcCAATAAAGGCACCTAAAATTTTGTCTACAACTAAAAAAAGTTGACTAAACCTGTCTACTTTTTACAGCTTAATCATGATGTAGTATCAAATATGGTCTAAACTGTCATTTCTAATCACCCCCAGGCTAAACCCAGTCGTCTGCACTGCTCTCACTGCGACGAGACATACAGTTTACCTCAGAACGGTGCCATTAAGCTGTACAAAGAGCTCAAGTGTCCTCTGGATGAGTTTGAGCTGGTGCTTTGGACCTCAGGGTCTCGTGGCAAAAGCTACCCTGTGTGTCCATACTGCTTTGGCAACCCTCCCTTCAGAGACATGAAGAAAGGTAGGAAAGACTAAAAAGCTCTCTCATATCAACTTGATTTTTGGTGGTTCTTCAGTTAGGAATATTTTATACATGTTAACATTTGTCCCACAAGTTCAGTAATGGAGATCTGATTATGctattgatatttttttttatactggtTGGATAAACTATTTTtcaagtttattaaaataaaaagggaTTGGAGATGTTGCCACAGTTATTCTGTgttagttttttctttttctcaatGTAATAACAGACAAacatattatacacacacacacacacacgcacgcacgcacgcacacacacacacctaaaggattattaggaacacctgttcaagttctcattaatgcaattatctaatcaaccaatcacatgggagttgcttcaatgcatttaggggtgtggtcctggtcaagacaatctcctgaactccaaactgaatgtcagaatgggaaagaaaggtgatttatgcaattttgagcgtggcatgtttgttggtgccagacgggccgatctgagtatttcacaatctgctcagttactgggattttaatgcacaaccatttctagggtttccAAAGAacggtgtgaaaagggaaaaacatccagtatgcggcagtcctgtggacgaaaatgccttgttgatgctagaggtcagaggagaatgggccggctgattcaagctgatagaagagcaactttgactgaaataacctctcgttacaaccgaggtatgcagcaaagcatttgtgaagccacaacacgcacaaccttgaggcagatgggctacaacagaagaagaccccaccaggtaccactcatctccactacaaataggaaaaagaggctacaatttccACAAGCTCATCAAAATTGGAcagctgaagactggaaaaatgttgcctggtctgatgagtctcgatttctgttgagacattcagatggtgtcagaatttggcgtaaacagaatgagaacatggatccatcaggccttgttaccactgtgcaggctggtggtggtggtgtaatggtgtgggggatgttttcttgggacactttaggccctttagtgccaattgggcattgtttaaatgccacggcctacctgagcattgtttctgatcatgtccatccctttatgaccagcatgtacccatcctctaatGGCTACTtcaagcaggataatgcaccatgtcacaaagctcgaatcatttcaaattggttgcTTGAACATGACAATCAGTTCACTGttctaaaatggcccccacagtcaccagatctcaacacAATAGAGCATAttggggatgtggtggaacgggagcttcgtgccctggatgtgcatcccacaaatctccatcaactgcaagatgctatacTATCAATATggaccaacatttctaaagaatgcttccagcaccttgttgaatcaatgccacgtagaattaaggcagttctgaaggcgaaagggggtcaaacacagtattagtatggtgttcctaataatcctttgggtgagtgtgtgtgtatgtatgtatgtatgtatgtatgtatgtatgtatatacgtACATACGtacttacatacatacatacttacaTACATACACCAGGGGGGAAAAGGAGTAAAAGTTCTCCTAAAAGAATAACCCTTATGTATGttctccttttttttctctcaggcATGGGCTGTAACGAGTGCACTCACCCTTCCTGTCAGCACTCCCTCAACTCTCTTGGGATCGGTCAGTGTGTTGAATGTGAGACGGGCGTCCTGGTCTTCGATCCCACCTCGGGCCCAAAGTGGCGCATGGCCTGCAACAAATGCAACGTGGTGGTGCATTTCTTTGAGCACGCCCATAAAGTCCAGGTGTCCCAGGACAGCTGTGATTCCTGTGAAGCCTCTCTGGTTGTAGTGGACTTCAACAAGACACGCTCGCCATTGCCTGATGGTGAAACGCAGCACACTGGCTGTGTATTTTGTGATTCTGTGTTCCAGGATCTTGTGGAGCTTAAACATGCAACCATGCGGCATCCCATGCACCGGGCCGGAGGAGCCCGCAGAGGCAGAGGGAAGGGAAGAGGGAGGAGGCCCATGGGGAGAGGGAATCCAAAAAAGCCTAAAGACAAAATGGCAGCCCTGGCAGCTTATTTTgtataaaatgttttgtaaatctgATTTGTCTTGTAGAAGAAAATTAAAGGCAGTTTAATTAATCTCAATGTGCAAACTAAAAGGATGAAAATGGCAATAAAGTTTTAGTTATACAGAGTCTGTGCTGTGCTTTTTGTccgatttttttgtgtttttttgctcGTCTtcttatacatttacatttatatatttagcagacgcttttatccaaagaaatcaaaattgacaaatcttgtttttttttaatggaataatAACAgtgattattatattatttatccatgcacatcataatttttaaaagtgtgtgccctgataatctttaatcaaaataacttcccctcctACTTACTGGTGTGAGGGCAGGACAACctcgaccaatagcaaaccgcaaccatccaatcaatacATTatagacaaaatcaagtccggctactattttttttccccacacAGATATATGGCACAATAGATCAAAAAGATTATAGCAAATAGTTGCTTGCCGACTTTAAAAATGAAGTtgcataataaaaataaataaatccttcTTCTGAATTGTCTATACATGTGGCTTCTTATTTTGGCCAACACACACCCGCAACAATATACAACATTAATTtcataaatacaatataaattaCTGCATAGACTTCACTGAAACACATTAAACATGATCTGAAATAAACAAATTCCTAAAAAAAAACGACTATAGTAGcctactactactattattattattctttttaaaaacactatatatacgtatgtatgtatgtatgtatgtatgtatgtatgtgtgtatatatatatatgcatacacacacacatagtgtttctgacattgttaaaaaaaacaaattttgaGTTACATACATGCTATGATTTACACTTTTGTTATGGTCATTTGCTGTATGTTAAGGGTcaggacattttatttttttatattttgaaattaTTGTATATGTCTTATTTTTCTATCCAATGGCATTTGTCCGTCTTATAGTGCATCTTTGCATATacatagaaaaaaaagaataaaaaaggtGTTACTATTACAGAAAtcaccatttatttatttatgttaggTCTTGGTTTATGAATATTGAATACGAACAATAACTGGCTGTTCATTGGCTAGCCCATTAAAAGGAATGTATTAATATTCATAAGATAGGTCTAACGTAGCTCCGCCCAGGCAGCCAACTCGATCTGACAACTAAACGGATTGACTTCATCCGATTCTGACTATTCCATTCCGCGCCTCACAGGTTTATTTGTATCAGTTGTACATCATTTTGTTTGTACTTCCTTTCTGTCACAGTGACTTCCGCAGATGGATTGGCTTTTGTTGTGTAGTGACTGAAAGGGGGTGCGTTCATGCACGAGCACTTCAACTCGCACTTGTCAGGAAAAAAGGGAGTGTCGGCGCATAAAACAAGAACCATCTGCAGAGGTATATACAGCACGTTTATGCATCTCTATGTTCTCTTTTATGTTGTTAAGTAAACTAACCACTTTCTATTTGTAACGTTAGTTGAAGGCCCGGTTGTTCTTCTTTCAAATTGCGACAGTGCGTGTAAGAAGTCATTAAGTTAGCCTAAACAATGAATCCATGCAGTTATAAACTAACTAAAACATAACGTTACCTGTATACAATGTAATGCAGTTTGAAAGAAGTTTAGTTTTGCTGGGTTAGTAATGTTCTTACGATAGCGTGTATTATCTAGTGTACAGCATTCTACACACATTTGCATTTTGCAACTGAGAAAGAGTCCAACAGTAGTAAATGGCTTGTCATATATTTGCGGATAATTTAGTAATATCACAATGCATCTCTTTtcttttgttatatttaaataaatcatcaAATGCATGTCTGTTATAGTTAGGACAAACATGTAGCTGGCCCCCTTCCCAAACGCACGCCATTGGTTGATGTTGACAGAGGGTCACCTCCGATTGTTCTAATTGGCTAACATTGTCATAGGCCGAGAAAAATGTATAGAAAcatactttcttttttaaactgATATAGGCAAGTACTTTTACAAGTAAACAGGTTGTGGTGAAGGTGGTTATGCATGAAGTTAAACTGtgttcattttatttgatttattttatgtgTAGAGTCAAACATCCAAGTTTGCTTTGGGCATCCCTGACATCCTACCTTGGTAGAGGTCCATACGATGAGTTGTGCGGAGCAAGGCGATGCTGCGAAGTTTCTCAAGAGTTTTCTGGAGGATTTTCCAAATGCACTTGCCACAGAGGATCCCCTTCCTGTTAGTCCACTTAACCGCAAAGTCTCCCTGCAGGAGGTGACGGGAGAGAGCCTGGATCTTGGCCTCCGCCTGCTCTCAGCCAGGTCTGGTAACGTTCTGCATATCATCTATGTCAGGGGTTTTCATATTAGATGCCATAAACACCCAAACGTGATCAATCTTGTGCGAGGGACCCCAATCCTATAATCTAATCTAAAGCCAGCTAAATATTGTCATATATAAAGATGCCATTTatattgtgaaaaaaataatattataaaaatgtttaaaatgttatttgggaaatatttagtttcttttgttacattattttatttatttatttactgttgTACTTTATTGGTATATATTAATTATCTGTATAATTATTTCTTTatacaaatttttattttaaatatttattttactgtgtaAATGTAAgaggcatctagtggtgagatTTGAGAATTGCAACCGCCTactgctcacccctccctttgaGAAGcgcatagagaagctacggtgtcTGACACAGGACAAATATGTCTGAAAGAGCAGAGAGTGATTAgagctctgtagagaagtttgtccatttagggctactgtagaaacatggtggcccaaaatggtgacttcactgtaaggggacccgcggTGTATGGAGATAGAAGTGGCTCATattaaggtaataaaaacataacagttcattatgtaaggtctttatacaccactgaaagcatagttatgtatattacattgcatttatttcaatagatcataaatattacacactgcacctttaatacatttttattatttttttaatgatttaaatatatatagtaagttagatcttatgttttatttattattattatttttaatgtttttcctCTAAACTTTTTCACGGACCTCCTAGAACTACCTACCGGCCTCCTGAGGTTTCCCTcgtttatcatttatttatttacttgaaTATATTTGgataattttaaaaatagtgTTTAGGGTTTTAGTCATTTATTTAGTTGTGTCTTCTATttatctttttaaaatataaaaatataaaaataaataaataaaaaggttttACACTGTTTTTGTCTAAGGAGGCTCCTGAGGGTTCTctcatttttttatatgaatattttatatcaattaacttatttatttttatcatattttatttatttcttataaTTAATGAATTCATTTAGTTAGATAGATTGTGTATTTTAAGTGTGTATGTTTCTTACTTTGTTTTTCTCTAAATTGTTTCACAAACTCCCTGGCACTCCCTTGTGGATTGAAATCCTTGATTGAAAACCCCTGATAAGAGAGAAGATGTTTATATTTTCTGTTGCATGGCAGACTCAGCTATGAATATCACTTCATATTTGTGTTTGCATGTCCTgaatttattttctaaaaactTCTTCAGGATATTAATAGGCCCACAAGTGGGCCTGGACTGGAATGTTGTGACACACCTGTCCTGTTCTCTTTAACCAGAGGAGGAGCGTTCTCTCATTCCTGTCATTCCTGCCTCTCTCTCCCATTTGCTTTCTCTCTGTGTTTGCTGACAGTATTTGGCCCAGGTCAGCATGTTGCACTATGCATAAACTGATTAAGAGATTTGGTGCTTTTTTCCCAGTGATTATCAGTGGCAATCCAAGCATTGGAAAGCATTGGTGCAGaagttttaaagtttaaattaaCAATGGAGTTTTTTGTTTTATCTTTTTCTGCATCCTCTCTCTCCCCTGACGCATTTTTCAGGGCAGACTTCCTGTCTGTGGAATCACTATTGTTATACCCACTTCCTGACATTTAGACTTCATTTCCTCTTTGCTGGAAGCGGTGCCGAATGCAAATGTCTGCACGGTGCAGATTTATCAGGTTTAACCCTTTTTGTTATGATATAGGTCAGAGATCCATGACGTTACCACAGCTCTTGACAAGTAGGACAAAAGGGAGTTTCTTTTCTGACATCTTGCTGTTATGTCATAAGATAACATGCCACACAGCCAAATGTTCCTTTTAAATAGATGTGTTGTTATGAGTGGGTGGTCGGGCCATTTGCCACTTGTTGCTGCAGCAGGCAAAGTGCTAAATCTAATATAAAAACAGAACAAATTCACTAGTGCAAGGTGTGCTTTTACTCCACAGTTTGTGAAACGCAATAACGAAAATGAACATATCAAATACATTTAAgtaaatacattataaatacaagTACATTTTTCAGCCAAATTGTTTACTTTCTAAACATGCTCTatgtacactactgttcaaatgtgtttttcccctcaaagaaattaatacttttattcagcaaggatccattaaatggatcaaaagtgacattaaaggcatttataatgttacaaatgattAACTTCTATTTCAAACAAATGTTCTTTtgtactttctattcatcaaaaaaagcttttaaaagacttcttttaaaaattaaaatattaatgaccTCAAACTTTAATACAAGTtacttgaatgtgtgtgttgtcaCACGGTTGACATATTTGAGATTTcttttatgtttaatttttaaagaaatgccCCATCCTGGCTGGGCGCAGCGATGTGCAATGCTGCTGTCACTGAATTGCTTAAAGATGACCTTTCACCTCACTACTGCCCCAAAGATCCTGAACAACAACCGGAGGATGAACAGGGAATTGTTTGTGAGTGATTCTCTTCATTTGATTCTTGTTATTTTCTGTTTATGACATTTTgagttattatttatatatatatatatatatatatatatatatatatatatatatatatatatatatatatatgtgtgtatatatatgtgtgtgtgtatctataTCTATGTATAGTTATACATGTCTATATCTTTtatctatcaatcaatcaatcgataTAATATCTCAATGAAAAAAGGTGCAGTAAGTGATTTCTTGCTCTGCCCCCAAAATGCGACATGCAATGCAATAGTGGATGTCTATTTATCATAGCTAAAGCAAAGATTATAATGCTGCCTGAAATAATAAAGCACATATAACAAATGAAAGAGAAGAAacaaaaaatgaacatatattaattataagAGGCACCGCCCTCTAGTGTTCAAACAACAATAGTACATAAAGGTACAGCATATGTTTGAAAATGTATCTCTCCTGGGAAAAGTTCATGCCTGTGTTGTTGACTCTTCACATTATTTCAAACTAAATGTATGATTTCTAATAACTTTTATTCAAACTATGTAGCATCatgatgagtgtgtgtctgtgtgaccCTTCAGTGTTACAGTCTGAGCCACTGCAACgcctctttataaataaattgagAGAGGTTGGGGTGGCCTGGCAGAAACAGCTGCCCAGTCCGGGATCTTCCTCTTCACGGACACACAGCTGCTCTGTTCACGCCATTAGAAACACACGCAGGAAGATGGAGGATCGTCACATGATCTTGAAAGAGTTTAACCAGCTTCTGGGATTGAAGGTGAGGCAACCACATATTTCCTCTAGCCTTAAATGAAGACCTGGTGCATACCATACCATATCAAACCAtaccaaatcataccataaCATAGCcataatcatatatatatatattatatataataaggCTCATATTAAGataaaacataacggttcattatgtaaggtctttatacactactgaaaacatagttatgtaaattatattgcatttatgtcaatagatcctcataaatattacacactgcaccatTAGATGTCCCAAAACATCAATccaagtagatttttttttaattaccaaCTTGGATTGATGTTTTGGGACATCTAatggtgcagtgtgtaatatttatgaggatctattgacataaatgcaatataatatacataactatgttttcagtagtgtataaagaccttacataatgaaccgttatgttttatCTTAATATGAGCCTTTTCTATTTACATACACTACTGGTCCCTTAtagtgaagtcaccattttgtgCTGCCATGTTTCTAAagttattggctgaagtgctgAGCAAAACGTCACACCCTTACCATtatgggcagaagtcacatctgcagaGACTAGTAAGGGTtaatgatgtcaccaacccaggaagaagctcgttgtagtccaaaccggtcgtttttgtaggcaataatctgccataactttaaaatacaatatctccgtttgcattgaactttcagcacagtaactttgcagatactgtttatgctcaagcagcaacattacacactaactaaagttaaaaaaatgaaattacacGTAACCACCCGTTTAAAGGTGTGGTtcaccaataaataaataaaaaattcatcATTTACTCCATAGATACGTATACATatttatgatttactcaccctcaagttgttccaaacctgcttAAAGTTCTTTTgataaacacaaaatatattttgaagaatgttgctaaccaaacagttgatggaccccaaatgacttccatagtatagAATAAAAATACTGGTTTGGtgaccaacattcttcaaaatatcatctttttttTGTTCAGCACAATAAGGAAATCaatataggtttggaacaacttgtgggtgagtaaatgagtaAATGGGAACAAATTGCATCTGAGGCATGATTCTGATTTCTGTTTCTCTTCTATAGGATGATGTGGATCGAGAGTATTACGCAGTGTTTGATGGACATGGAGGGGTGGATGCTGCCACATATGCTGCCACTCACCTTCATATCATACTGAGCCAGCAGGAGGTGCTAAAAACCGATCCAGCCACGGCCTTCAAAAGCAGCTTCACACAAATAGATGACATGTTCAAGAGCAAAGCCAATAGAGAAGTAAGAACAACCAATAAAGATGcaaatgctttttattttatttcagggAATATTATATTGTCAGCATATCAGTTTGAGTGCTAGAAAACAATAGACAGTTGCAATCAAAATTACAACTCCGATGCATGCAGACCTATTATATGAGCCCTTAAAAACAAAATGAGGaatctttaaaatagcataataggggcactttaaataaatgttattgtgaTCTTTGGGCTTTTGAAACAAAACCACTTTTAAACATGCACTACTTAAAAACATCATTCAGTGAGCTTTAATTGTTTGACTTTCTGGCTTGTTTTCCTttaaacaggttttttttttttatcagcctATCTGCTTCTGAAAACTGCATAGTTTCAGCAGTTATCTCTCCCCTTATTTGTCAATCTGGTGCATTCTGTGGAAATTCACGATGGAAAGAATTCTTTTCACACCTCTCCCACTTCTTAAGATGCAAGCGTTATGTGTATCTAATGTTCCTACACTGTAATAAGTACAGATAAATATAGTCTGTGTTCCCCTGTGGTTTAAATATATGGTAAGAAAACGGTGCAAGCTTGCTGCAAGTCTCTGTCAGCCTCCACAGGTACAGATATGAGTAAGCACTTTCTGTTTCGTCAATAATTCATTTTACTGATAATATTTGACATGCACTTGACAGTTTATATGGACCAGTTAATTCCACTCAATAAAAcaagtaattatatatttttaatgcaaatgtttaatttttgtgagccttaaaggtcccgttcttcgtgtgttttcgaagctttgattatgtttacagtgtgcaatataacatgagttcatgtttcacgtgtaaaaaaacacagtatttttcacacaatttacttatctgtacagcgctgttttctctatcctaaaaacggcctgatgatttccttgttctatgaagtccctccttcagaaacacgtaacgagttctgattgggccagcgcttcccgtgttgtgattggacagcagtttAGCGCAGTTTGCCCggaaggtcccgcctcttaccataacggggagatgcaagcggtgaatgcgcgctcttctccacgtgggagagcaacaagaccacaccccctattctgcgtgttcttgtggggggagggttagtcaacaaacggttctagtgacgtcattcctgcaggaagtgcaggggtgtagtccaaaccggccttTCGCTGtatgctttgaaagggaacttctgttaaatgaAATATCTCGCtcggcattgaactttgagctttataattttacaggtattatttatgctctaacaggaacatttcacactaactaaagtttgaaagatggaatcgcgaagatcTTTAATTATTCCAAATTAGTTGAATGTGTCATTAAATGGCAAAAAACATTTAGTAGTGTAGTAgagtaatttaaatataaatgggaaaaatctttttttttttcctctttttttgcattgtgaaattatcaagaaattaatacttgccaaaatattatttagaatatgaaaagtgtgttttatttttatgaaatactactaaattattttattaaattcaatttaattaaattaaatttagtattttatttagtgcaattaattttgaatcaaatataattttgaacataatataaaaaatattaaatataaatgggtacatatatatttttgcatagTGAAAATATTTACATGCCAATTTAGCACCCACTGCAAAAATAGTGTTAGAATgtgaatttattattttattacttttatcaATTATATCCAATTTGATCAAATtcattatttaatttagttcagttagtttTGAACATAATAgtacaataaaaatgaataaaattgtGATTTATTTGCTAAATTATTTGatgtaattaatttaaaattaactTCAGTTTATGctgatttaaaaatacattttatcacAGTACAGGTTTAATGTTAACTATTTTACTGTATTAACATAATTATTACTCGCCTTGACCACAGGATGGCAAACTAAACATTCTTTTGTTTCTGTCGTCAGCGTCTGCGCAGCGGCAGCACTGGTGTGGCCGTCTTACTGACCTCTGATCGCCTGACTGTCTCCTGGCTGGGC from Pseudorasbora parva isolate DD20220531a chromosome 3, ASM2467924v1, whole genome shotgun sequence carries:
- the ppm1f gene encoding protein phosphatase 1F; this translates as MSCAEQGDAAKFLKSFLEDFPNALATEDPLPVSPLNRKVSLQEVTGESLDLGLRLLSARNAPSWLGAAMCNAAVTELLKDDLSPHYCPKDPEQQPEDEQGIVLLQSEPLQRLFINKLREVGVAWQKQLPSPGSSSSRTHSCSVHAIRNTRRKMEDRHMILKEFNQLLGLKDDVDREYYAVFDGHGGVDAATYAATHLHIILSQQEVLKTDPATAFKSSFTQIDDMFKSKANRERLRSGSTGVAVLLTSDRLTVSWLGDSQAMLVRQGEPMTLMDPHKPEREDEKKRIEDLGGCITFMGCWRVNGTYAVSRAIGDFDQKPFVSNEADSSMVQLNGDEDYILLACDGFFDVVRPGDVPGLVLEALREGSGSGEDVAQSLVAQAKAAGSSDNITVLLVFLKEPKQLLTHETSSRTEQVGATAAATVI